A part of Neovison vison isolate M4711 chromosome 8, ASM_NN_V1, whole genome shotgun sequence genomic DNA contains:
- the LOC122916286 gene encoding putative 60S ribosomal protein L39-like 5 yields the protein MFSHKTFKIKQYPTKKQKQNRPIPQWIQIKTGNKVRYNSKRRHRRRTKQGL from the coding sequence ATGTTTTCTCACAAGACTTTCAAGATCAAGCAATACCCcaccaagaaacaaaagcagaatcgtCCCATTCCCCAGTGGATTCAGATAAAAACTGGCAATAAAGTCAGGTACAATTCCAAGAGGAGGCACCGGAGAAGAACCAAACAGGGTCTGTAA